One region of Sphingomonas abietis genomic DNA includes:
- the kynU gene encoding kynureninase, with the protein MHRRDAADPLRPFRARFALPDGIRYFDGNSLGALPVDTAAGIARTVTEEWGQGLVRSWNDADWIGAPQRVGAKIARLIGAQTHEVLVADSTSANLYKLLVAAVRARPGRRVILTEPGNFPTDLYIAQGVADLLPGIEVRSVPRERIADAIDATTAVLMLTHVHYKSGARFDMAALTRRAHDHGALALWDLSHSTGAVALDLRADQVDLAVGCGYKYLNGGPGAPAFLYVAEHLQATLSSPLTGWMGHAAGFRFEDDYAPAPGVSRFLCGTPPILGLSALETGVDLMLEADRAALFAKSEALTTLFIALVEQRCAGHGLALATPRDPAARGSHVSLRHAEAHAIMQALIARGVIGDFRAPDILRFGFTPLYVGYADVWHGVDILRDVLQTGEWRQARFQQRAAVT; encoded by the coding sequence ATGCACCGGCGCGACGCGGCGGACCCGCTGCGGCCGTTCCGCGCGCGCTTCGCGCTGCCCGACGGCATCCGCTATTTCGACGGCAATTCGCTGGGCGCGCTGCCTGTCGACACCGCCGCCGGCATCGCGCGCACTGTCACCGAGGAATGGGGCCAGGGCCTCGTCCGCAGCTGGAACGACGCCGACTGGATCGGCGCGCCGCAGCGGGTCGGCGCCAAGATCGCCCGGCTGATCGGTGCCCAAACGCATGAGGTGCTGGTGGCCGATTCGACCTCGGCCAATCTCTACAAGCTGCTCGTCGCCGCCGTGCGGGCACGGCCGGGGCGGCGCGTCATCCTCACCGAACCCGGCAATTTCCCGACCGACCTCTACATCGCGCAAGGGGTCGCCGATCTGCTGCCCGGTATCGAGGTGCGATCCGTCCCGCGCGAGCGAATCGCCGACGCCATCGACGCGACGACGGCGGTGCTGATGCTCACCCATGTCCACTACAAGAGCGGCGCGCGCTTCGACATGGCGGCGCTGACCCGGCGCGCCCATGATCATGGCGCACTGGCGCTCTGGGATCTCAGCCACAGCACCGGCGCGGTGGCGCTCGACCTGCGTGCCGATCAGGTCGATCTGGCGGTCGGCTGCGGCTATAAATATCTCAATGGCGGCCCCGGCGCGCCGGCCTTCCTCTATGTCGCCGAGCATCTTCAGGCGACGCTGTCCTCGCCGCTGACCGGATGGATGGGCCATGCCGCCGGCTTCCGCTTCGAGGATGACTATGCGCCGGCGCCGGGCGTCTCGCGCTTCCTGTGCGGCACGCCGCCGATCCTCGGCCTGTCCGCGCTCGAAACCGGCGTCGATCTGATGCTCGAGGCCGATCGGGCCGCGCTCTTCGCCAAATCGGAGGCGCTGACCACGCTGTTCATCGCTCTCGTCGAACAGCGCTGCGCCGGGCACGGGCTGGCGCTGGCGACGCCGCGCGATCCGGCCGCCCGGGGCAGCCATGTCTCGCTCCGCCACGCCGAGGCCCATGCGATCATGCAGGCGCTGATCGCGCGCGGCGTGATCGGGGATTTCCGCGCCCCCGATATCCTGCGCTTCGGCTTCACGCCGCTCTATGTCGGCTATGCCGACGTCTGGCACGGCGTCGATATCCTGCGCGACGTCCTGCAAACCGGCGAATGGCGGCAAGCACGCTTCCAGCAGCGCGCCGCGGTCACCTGA
- a CDS encoding GFA family protein yields MKMIKVEGGCHCGTVRFEAVVDGPEVEVLDCECEICRMTGYLHLIVPDDRFKLTEGQRDTTTYRFGTGRARHIFCKQCGIKSFYRPRSHPEGISIHWHCLDEGHGLTASIVKFDGVYPG; encoded by the coding sequence ATGAAGATGATCAAGGTGGAAGGCGGCTGCCATTGCGGCACGGTTCGCTTCGAGGCGGTGGTGGATGGCCCCGAGGTCGAGGTGCTCGATTGCGAATGCGAGATTTGCCGGATGACCGGCTATCTCCACCTGATCGTGCCGGACGACCGCTTCAAGCTCACCGAGGGCCAGCGCGACACCACCACCTATCGCTTCGGCACCGGCCGCGCGCGCCACATCTTCTGCAAGCAATGCGGGATCAAGAGCTTCTATCGCCCGCGCTCGCACCCGGAAGGGATCAGCATCCACTGGCATTGCCTGGATGAAGGGCATGGCCTCACCGCCAGCATCGTCAAGTTCGACGGCGTATATCCGGGCTGA
- a CDS encoding PAS domain S-box protein has product MMVPGHVLIDAEGHLLSCDQGFCDILRAEPASVVGRLVQDVTAPADREECAAAIARLRATRKPFQISKRFLRDDGSLVWVANSVSMIEGAVGPALIVATINPIVDTGEDRAPARLLSSAHFLVTCKNDRASICDVSLFPDTAWDAMLAAYIAEAEGRSIDVAALSAQLDISPVRAGRWIAILLRQGVIEIETRRADAYAPKSFRLTAAIHARLEDHLSRVDLQSQR; this is encoded by the coding sequence ACCAGGGTTTTTGCGATATTCTGAGGGCAGAGCCGGCCTCGGTCGTCGGTCGCCTCGTCCAGGATGTGACGGCGCCGGCCGATCGCGAGGAATGCGCTGCCGCCATCGCCAGGCTACGCGCCACGCGCAAGCCTTTCCAGATCTCCAAGCGCTTCCTGCGCGACGATGGATCGCTGGTGTGGGTGGCCAATTCGGTGTCGATGATCGAAGGCGCGGTCGGCCCCGCGCTGATCGTCGCCACGATCAATCCGATCGTCGATACCGGCGAGGATCGGGCGCCGGCCCGCTTGCTGTCGTCGGCGCATTTCCTGGTGACCTGCAAGAATGATCGCGCGTCGATCTGCGACGTCTCGCTGTTCCCCGATACCGCGTGGGACGCCATGCTCGCCGCCTATATCGCAGAGGCCGAGGGGCGCTCGATCGACGTGGCGGCGCTGTCCGCCCAGCTCGATATCTCGCCGGTCCGGGCCGGGCGCTGGATCGCGATCCTGCTGCGGCAGGGCGTGATCGAGATCGAGACCCGGCGGGCCGACGCCTATGCGCCGAAGAGTTTCCGGCTGACCGCCGCCATCCACGCGCGGCTGGAGGATCATCTGTCCCGCGTCGATCTGCAATCCCAGCGATGA
- a CDS encoding amino acid ABC transporter ATP-binding/permease protein: MTAFDTLIVAEQRAQRPMLLRAAAMAGLVAAASVLLLGLSGWFITAAALAGSAGIVAAQGFNYMLPSATIRLLAIVRTGARYGERLASHHAAFAALARIRPALFRAIAGSPVADALALGTGEATARMVGDVDAIEARFVRLSTPWGAAAALVAGLCLALIGGWQPAVATGLCALLLLVAGDRLSRRLGAPARDVQTSTGALKQEVAMLLDATAELRCFGLEGWAEARIAAASRIATEAQRRQARVSGWFELLHAGALGLAAASALILSIPAGAPIAALAALAAAMTIDGAAPLLRAAAERGRLIEAEARLAPIFATAAATARPASFSFLDAPDIALPGLTPVLLEPGEHVALVGPSGAGKTTLIETMVGLRDAAPGAILIDGMDLATAPAGAARCCFAWVPQDAALLSGTVRQNLLLANPAATEEELWVALYTAALDDRVREFALGLDDWIGENGARLSGGERRRLALARAYCSTAPWLLLDEPTEGLDPGTESLVIERLFRRVHLTGQGVIAISHRPQLVASAGRTLAITAATICARHQEAA; this comes from the coding sequence ATGACCGCCTTCGACACCCTGATCGTCGCCGAACAGCGCGCGCAGCGCCCGATGCTGCTGCGGGCCGCGGCGATGGCCGGTCTGGTCGCCGCCGCCTCGGTGCTGCTGCTCGGTCTGTCCGGCTGGTTCATCACCGCGGCGGCGCTGGCCGGCTCGGCCGGCATCGTCGCGGCGCAGGGCTTCAACTACATGCTGCCGAGCGCCACGATCCGGCTGCTCGCCATCGTCCGCACCGGCGCGCGCTACGGCGAGCGGCTGGCCAGCCATCACGCCGCCTTCGCCGCCCTCGCCCGCATCCGCCCGGCGCTGTTCCGCGCGATCGCCGGCAGCCCGGTCGCCGACGCGCTGGCGCTCGGCACCGGCGAGGCGACGGCGCGGATGGTGGGCGATGTCGATGCCATCGAAGCCCGCTTCGTCCGCCTCTCCACGCCATGGGGCGCTGCGGCGGCGCTGGTCGCCGGACTGTGCCTGGCGCTGATCGGTGGATGGCAGCCGGCGGTGGCGACCGGGCTGTGCGCCCTCCTGCTGCTCGTCGCGGGCGACCGGCTGTCGCGCCGCCTCGGCGCGCCCGCCCGTGACGTCCAGACCAGCACCGGCGCGCTGAAGCAGGAGGTCGCGATGCTGCTCGACGCGACCGCCGAACTGCGCTGCTTCGGCCTCGAAGGCTGGGCCGAGGCGCGCATCGCCGCCGCCAGCCGGATCGCGACGGAGGCCCAGCGCCGGCAGGCACGGGTATCGGGATGGTTCGAGCTGCTCCATGCCGGCGCCCTCGGGCTGGCGGCCGCCTCGGCGCTGATCCTGTCGATCCCGGCCGGGGCGCCGATCGCGGCGCTGGCGGCGCTCGCCGCCGCGATGACCATCGATGGCGCCGCGCCGCTGCTCCGCGCCGCCGCCGAACGCGGGCGGCTGATCGAGGCGGAGGCCCGGCTGGCGCCGATCTTCGCGACGGCGGCGGCCACCGCCCGGCCGGCCAGTTTCTCCTTCCTCGACGCCCCCGACATCGCGCTGCCCGGCCTCACCCCCGTCCTGCTGGAACCCGGCGAGCATGTCGCCCTGGTCGGCCCTTCGGGGGCAGGCAAGACGACATTGATCGAGACAATGGTCGGCCTGCGCGACGCGGCGCCAGGGGCGATCCTGATCGACGGCATGGACCTCGCCACCGCGCCGGCGGGCGCCGCGCGGTGCTGCTTCGCCTGGGTGCCGCAGGATGCCGCCTTGCTGTCGGGAACGGTGCGCCAGAACCTGCTGCTCGCCAACCCGGCCGCCACCGAGGAGGAATTGTGGGTCGCGCTCTACACCGCGGCGCTGGACGACCGGGTGCGGGAGTTCGCGCTCGGGCTGGACGACTGGATCGGGGAGAATGGCGCGCGCCTGTCCGGTGGCGAGCGTCGCCGCCTCGCCCTCGCCCGCGCCTATTGTTCGACGGCGCCGTGGCTGCTGCTCGACGAGCCGACGGAGGGGCTCGACCCCGGCACGGAAAGCCTCGTCATCGAACGCCTGTTCCGTCGCGTCCACCTCACCGGCCAGGGCGTGATCGCGATATCCCATCGCCCGCAGCTCGTCGCATCGGCCGGGCGGACCCTGGCGATCACGGCAGCGACGATCTGCGCCCGCCATCAGGAAGCCGCCTGA
- a CDS encoding tryptophan 2,3-dioxygenase, translating to MDPAEPPTAKITYRSYLRLPELLDCQSPLSDAHDELLFIAIHQSSEIWMKLCIHELEAARSHIARDAIPPALKMLSRVSRIQAQMIQSWEILATMTPVDYDRMRGTLGSSSGFQSDQYRRIEFLMGNKNARMLDVFADEPAVHASLATALHEPSLYDEALRLLARRGLPLSEAVLRRDVSQPYVPSPEVEACWTRVYQQSDTYWDLYELAEKLVDLEYRFQLWRFGHLKTVERVIGFKRGTGGTAGVAYLAKVIEQVFFPELLAVRTTL from the coding sequence ATGGACCCTGCCGAACCGCCGACCGCAAAGATCACCTATCGCAGCTATCTGCGCCTGCCCGAGCTGCTCGATTGCCAGAGCCCGCTGTCGGACGCGCATGACGAGCTGCTGTTCATTGCGATCCACCAGTCGTCCGAGATCTGGATGAAGCTGTGCATCCACGAACTGGAGGCGGCGCGATCGCATATCGCCCGCGATGCGATTCCCCCCGCGCTCAAGATGCTGTCGCGCGTCTCGCGCATCCAGGCGCAGATGATCCAGTCCTGGGAGATACTGGCGACGATGACGCCGGTGGATTATGATCGGATGCGGGGCACGCTGGGCAGTTCGTCCGGCTTCCAGTCCGATCAATATCGGCGGATCGAGTTTCTGATGGGCAACAAGAACGCCCGGATGCTCGATGTCTTCGCCGACGAGCCCGCCGTCCATGCCAGCCTCGCCACCGCCCTGCACGAACCCAGCCTCTATGACGAGGCGCTGCGGCTGCTGGCGCGACGCGGCCTGCCGCTGTCGGAGGCGGTGCTGCGCCGCGACGTCAGCCAGCCCTATGTCCCTTCGCCGGAGGTCGAGGCCTGCTGGACGCGCGTCTATCAGCAGTCCGATACCTATTGGGATCTCTACGAGCTGGCCGAGAAGCTGGTCGATCTGGAATATCGCTTCCAGCTCTGGCGCTTCGGCCATCTCAAGACGGTGGAGCGGGTAATCGGCTTCAAGCGCGGCACCGGCGGCACGGCCGGCGTCGCCTATCTCGCCAAGGTGATCGAGCAGGTCTTCTTCCCCGAACTGCTCGCGGTGAGGACGACGCTGTGA
- a CDS encoding GntR family transcriptional regulator has product MYDELRHRLITGRIAPGVGISTRGLAQQLGVSQMPVRDALSRLAAEGAVDIRSKRKIMVPTMTAERLEEVMHCRLLLEPEAAALALPAIDAKLTRALHAADAAIDAALESGDVNAYMENNYAFHFLIYRARGDGVLTRMIETLWMRFGPLMRVVYGRVGTARLVDQHQQAMDAIARGDAEGLREAIRADIADGQGLIDVETSPSA; this is encoded by the coding sequence GTGTATGACGAGCTGCGCCACCGCCTGATCACCGGCCGGATCGCGCCCGGCGTCGGCATCTCGACGCGTGGGCTCGCCCAGCAGCTCGGCGTCAGCCAGATGCCGGTGCGCGACGCGCTCTCGCGCCTCGCCGCAGAGGGCGCGGTCGATATCCGCTCCAAGCGCAAGATCATGGTGCCGACGATGACCGCCGAGCGGCTGGAGGAGGTGATGCACTGCCGCCTGCTGCTCGAACCCGAGGCCGCCGCGCTGGCGCTCCCCGCGATCGACGCGAAGCTGACGCGCGCGCTCCATGCCGCCGACGCCGCGATCGACGCGGCGCTCGAGAGCGGCGACGTCAACGCCTATATGGAGAATAACTACGCCTTCCACTTCCTGATCTACCGCGCGCGCGGCGATGGCGTGCTGACCCGGATGATCGAGACCCTGTGGATGCGCTTCGGCCCGCTGATGCGGGTCGTCTATGGCCGGGTCGGCACCGCACGGCTGGTCGACCAGCACCAGCAGGCGATGGACGCGATCGCGCGCGGCGACGCCGAAGGGCTGCGCGAGGCGATCCGGGCCGACATCGCCGACGGACAGGGGCTGATCGACGTCGAGACCAGCCCGAGCGCCTGA
- the cydD gene encoding thiol reductant ABC exporter subunit CydD produces the protein MNAIPLDKRAARARTLWLKTAAVGGRTRGTATLLLADTLAAIGFAAGLATAVARIPQGWTACLPWAGLMVAAGGARGVSAMIAVRIGAAGAETTKRAMRGRVIEAALHRAPGSEMTVGALMTAAVDEVDALDGHVARLLPARRAAALAPLLVIAATAPASPIAAGIMIATLVPFVLAMALAGGAAADESRRQFDALSRLSSRFADRIRALPILLAYRAEDREAAAIGRAADELARRTMRVLRVAFLSSASLEFFAALSVALVAVYAGFNLLHLLPFRVSEQLDLGHALFVLALAPEFYGPMRRLAASYHDKQAAETAADRLAPILAEMPAACPRATPAHGPIRIDYRGVTILYPGEDRPAIEHLYLGIAPGETVALLGPSGSGKTSLLHLLLGLAPLSAGDVEIDGTSLATLGSAAALASWAGQHPLLVPGTIRDNLLLACPDAPGAAIDRAVRGAGLEATLAQRAQGLDTPIDARGSGLSGGERRRIALARALLKPAPLLLLDEPTAHLDGPAEAALVATIAQARNGRTTIIATHSATLAAIADRVIRLGEAA, from the coding sequence ATGAACGCCATCCCTCTCGACAAGCGCGCGGCCCGCGCCCGCACCCTCTGGCTGAAAACGGCAGCGGTTGGCGGCCGGACCCGCGGCACCGCCACGCTGCTGCTCGCCGACACCCTCGCCGCGATCGGCTTCGCCGCCGGACTGGCCACCGCGGTGGCACGGATTCCGCAGGGTTGGACGGCGTGCCTGCCCTGGGCCGGGCTGATGGTGGCGGCCGGTGGCGCGCGCGGCGTTTCGGCGATGATCGCGGTGCGGATCGGCGCGGCCGGTGCGGAAACCACCAAACGCGCCATGCGGGGCCGCGTGATCGAGGCCGCGCTCCACCGGGCGCCCGGATCGGAGATGACCGTCGGCGCGCTGATGACGGCGGCGGTCGACGAGGTCGATGCGCTCGACGGTCATGTGGCGCGCTTGCTGCCTGCCCGCCGCGCCGCCGCGCTGGCGCCGCTGCTGGTGATCGCCGCAACCGCGCCGGCCAGCCCGATCGCGGCCGGGATCATGATCGCCACGCTGGTTCCGTTCGTGCTCGCCATGGCGCTGGCAGGCGGCGCGGCGGCGGACGAATCGCGGCGGCAGTTCGATGCCCTGTCCCGCCTCTCCAGCCGCTTCGCCGACCGCATCCGGGCGCTGCCGATCCTGCTCGCTTATCGGGCCGAGGATCGCGAGGCGGCCGCGATCGGCCGGGCGGCCGACGAACTGGCCCGCCGCACGATGCGGGTATTGCGCGTCGCCTTCCTGTCGTCGGCCTCGCTCGAATTCTTCGCGGCGCTGTCAGTCGCGCTGGTCGCGGTCTATGCCGGGTTCAACCTGCTCCATCTGCTGCCCTTCCGCGTGTCTGAGCAGCTCGATCTCGGCCATGCCCTGTTCGTGCTGGCGCTGGCGCCGGAATTTTACGGGCCGATGCGGCGGCTGGCGGCGAGCTATCACGACAAGCAGGCAGCGGAGACGGCGGCCGATCGCCTCGCGCCGATCCTCGCCGAAATGCCCGCCGCATGTCCGCGCGCCACCCCCGCGCACGGGCCGATCCGCATCGATTATCGCGGCGTCACGATCCTCTATCCCGGCGAGGATCGCCCGGCGATCGAGCATCTGTATCTCGGTATCGCACCGGGCGAGACGGTGGCGCTGCTCGGCCCGTCCGGCAGCGGCAAGACCAGCCTGCTCCATCTGCTGCTCGGCCTCGCGCCGCTCAGCGCCGGCGATGTCGAGATCGACGGCACCAGCCTCGCCACCCTCGGCAGTGCCGCCGCCCTGGCGAGCTGGGCGGGCCAGCATCCGCTGCTCGTGCCCGGCACGATCCGCGACAATCTGCTGCTCGCCTGCCCGGACGCTCCCGGTGCCGCGATCGACAGGGCGGTGCGCGGGGCGGGGCTGGAAGCGACGCTGGCCCAGCGCGCGCAGGGGCTCGACACCCCGATCGACGCGCGGGGTAGCGGCCTTTCGGGCGGTGAACGCCGCCGGATCGCGCTCGCCCGCGCGCTGCTCAAGCCGGCGCCGCTGCTGCTGCTCGACGAGCCGACCGCCCATCTCGACGGCCCCGCCGAGGCCGCGCTGGTCGCCACCATCGCCCAGGCGCGCAACGGCCGCACCACGATCATCGCCACCCACAGCGCGACACTGGCGGCGATCGCCGATCGCGTGATCCGGCTGGGAGAGGCGGCATGA
- a CDS encoding NAD(P)/FAD-dependent oxidoreductase, which produces MRATVRDGGRYARNDHPADFVNGVAVGTAGITAAGLAPGGASAIAGTGTASAGGIAATYPPLHTGMRGSHPGAFEQAHVLRDGGHPGRGEPVDTGERYDLVVVGGGISGLAAAHFFREAKPGARILILENHDDFGGHAKRNEFRPAGSPTLLCNGGTLGIDSPRPYSPQADGLLKAIGLDVEAMKGIEKEGAYRSRGLGHAVFFDKATFGADYLATGADHRPWPEVLAKAPLSDKAKADIAAIESGGADWMPGMTSAEKKDRLSRISYKAYLADYAKADPAALAYFQPRSQGWWGVGIDGITALDAWGMNFPGFAGLKLDKGSIPRMGYTPMGYADTGGSYALHFPDGNATIARLLVRALIPEALPGRDAADSVLAQADYSQLDRPGQPVRIRLSSIALAVHHVGDPETAKAVAITYVTGMDLKTVHAARVVMASWNMMIPYIVPELPDAQQAALHDLVKAPLVYTSVELANRQAFEALKISRVYAPGCFFTDYGLNEVVDVGGYATPRDPSMPTVVRMEHIPCEPGLPEFDQNRVGRMALLQTPFETFERHVRAEMGAALAGGGFDPDRDITGITVNRWPHGYAPEFNPLWEPVLPEDEQPHVVARKRFGRIAIANADSGRAAYTSSAIDQAHRAIGELLS; this is translated from the coding sequence TTGCGGGCGACAGTCCGGGATGGGGGCAGATATGCGCGGAACGATCACCCGGCGGACTTCGTCAACGGCGTCGCGGTCGGCACGGCAGGGATCACGGCGGCGGGCCTGGCGCCGGGCGGCGCGTCCGCCATCGCCGGCACCGGGACGGCATCGGCGGGCGGGATCGCCGCCACCTATCCGCCGCTGCACACCGGGATGCGGGGATCGCATCCCGGCGCGTTCGAGCAGGCCCATGTGCTGCGCGACGGCGGCCATCCCGGCCGGGGCGAGCCGGTCGATACCGGCGAGCGCTACGATCTGGTTGTCGTCGGCGGCGGGATCAGCGGACTGGCGGCGGCGCATTTCTTCCGCGAGGCCAAGCCCGGCGCCCGCATCCTGATCCTCGAAAACCATGACGATTTCGGCGGCCACGCCAAGCGCAACGAGTTCCGCCCGGCCGGTTCGCCGACTTTGCTCTGCAATGGCGGCACGCTCGGCATCGACAGCCCCCGCCCCTACAGCCCGCAAGCCGATGGGCTGCTCAAGGCGATCGGGCTGGACGTCGAGGCGATGAAGGGGATCGAGAAGGAGGGCGCTTACAGGTCGCGCGGGCTCGGCCACGCCGTCTTCTTCGACAAGGCGACCTTCGGCGCCGACTATCTGGCGACCGGCGCCGACCACAGGCCATGGCCCGAAGTGCTCGCCAAGGCGCCGCTGTCGGACAAGGCCAAGGCCGACATCGCCGCGATCGAAAGCGGCGGGGCGGACTGGATGCCGGGCATGACCTCGGCCGAGAAGAAGGACCGGCTCAGCCGCATCTCCTACAAGGCCTATCTCGCCGATTATGCGAAGGCCGATCCGGCGGCGCTGGCCTATTTCCAGCCGCGATCGCAGGGCTGGTGGGGGGTCGGCATCGACGGCATCACCGCGCTGGATGCGTGGGGCATGAACTTCCCCGGCTTCGCCGGGCTGAAGCTCGACAAGGGCAGCATCCCGCGCATGGGCTATACCCCGATGGGCTATGCCGACACCGGCGGCAGCTACGCGCTCCATTTCCCCGATGGCAACGCCACCATCGCGCGGCTGCTCGTCCGCGCGCTGATTCCCGAGGCGCTGCCCGGCCGGGACGCCGCCGACAGCGTGCTGGCGCAGGCCGATTACAGCCAGCTCGATCGGCCCGGCCAGCCGGTGCGCATCCGCCTCTCCTCGATCGCGCTCGCCGTCCACCATGTCGGAGATCCCGAGACCGCCAAGGCGGTGGCGATCACCTACGTCACCGGCATGGACCTGAAGACCGTCCACGCGGCGCGCGTGGTGATGGCCTCGTGGAACATGATGATCCCCTATATCGTGCCGGAACTGCCCGACGCGCAGCAGGCGGCGCTGCACGATCTGGTCAAGGCGCCTCTGGTCTACACCTCGGTCGAGTTGGCCAATCGGCAGGCGTTCGAGGCGCTCAAGATCTCGCGCGTCTATGCGCCGGGCTGCTTCTTCACCGATTACGGGCTCAACGAGGTGGTCGATGTCGGCGGCTATGCGACGCCGCGCGATCCGTCCATGCCGACGGTGGTGCGGATGGAGCATATCCCATGCGAGCCCGGCCTTCCCGAATTCGACCAGAACCGCGTCGGCCGCATGGCCCTGCTCCAGACCCCGTTCGAGACCTTCGAACGGCATGTCCGCGCCGAGATGGGCGCCGCGCTGGCCGGCGGCGGCTTCGATCCCGATCGCGACATCACCGGCATCACCGTCAACCGCTGGCCGCACGGCTATGCGCCGGAATTCAACCCGCTGTGGGAGCCGGTGCTGCCTGAGGACGAGCAGCCCCATGTCGTCGCCCGGAAAAGATTCGGCCGCATCGCGATCGCCAATGCGGATTCCGGTCGCGCCGCTTATACAAGCAGCGCAATCGACCAGGCGCACCGCGCCATCGGGGAGCTATTGAGCTGA